In the Cucurbita pepo subsp. pepo cultivar mu-cu-16 chromosome LG17, ASM280686v2, whole genome shotgun sequence genome, ttaGGCTTAATACTGgccttattatttattagtttatgaatatttggtattagtaataaaaaaaaaaaaaaatccagctGTGATGAAAGGTTGATAGATGGGTCGCAGTTAAAGGGTCAAATCAATCAGCCATTGGAAGTGGGCTCACGAGTGGTCGAAACAGTCCAACAAATATGTGGGCCTAGTGGGCCGCCAATCCTTGAAAAATCACCCATTTTTTTAAGTCAAACCAAAACTTTGAccatctattttattttctgaaaaCGACGTCGGATTTTGGATATATGTCGGGAGACGAACAAAGACGCAACCTCTCCTCCGCCACGGAGACGCTCTCCCAATTATTACtttattagttaaattttaaatttttatatacataattttttaaaaaaaatatatgaataaacatttaatctatcaccatttcaaatttagatcacattatattaaaaattataacaattaaattctatttttcttaatttggttaaattatcaaattagtttctaaattatagacctaaaaataaaattatttctaaggGCTGAACTTTTAACttaacaattttaataaataaaaaaaaaatcaaattattattattatttatttatttatttttggaaagtGGTAATACAAAGAATGAGGGAAAAAAATTCCAAGAGGATAGAGGCATTGAAAGGGGGTAGGATGAAcagaagaattaaattattcaataatgatttgaattgaaaatgacttaaggaaataaaaaaaataaataaataaaggaaaaatattaatttaaaaaatggaaaagaaaataaagtttggggtgttttttttagtgtgGCCTAGTGTGTTCATATTCTCTAacctcacttttttttaactttaaattcagataatatttgttaaatattttatggccTACCCTTGAAATGACCCATCGAAACAACTTGGATTCACTTCTAATAATTCTCATTAGTTTTCTCTTAAATTATTAcgttcatatatttttctatttcgtTTAGTCGTATTCATTCCATTATTTGTCTTTTTGGATAAAGTATCGTGTCTcctaaataaaacatttgtgCTTTCATGAACACATgaattcattcaatcaagttTCTTCGTTATTTTATGTATGAGCTTAAATTTTTCGTAACGAAATTATATGTATCGTTCTCTGATTGCATTTCTGATTCACCTCTGTATATGGGCTTCCTAGAATTGGTCTTAGATGGAGAAGATTCATTGATCATAGTGGAATAATTCGATACTAATCTTGACCATGATGTTGACCATATAGATACATAAGCAAAAGCGTATCTTTGACTTTCGTTAATGTTGTTTCAACGACGATTGACTTGACCCACGAGAGACCGACATATCATAGTTTGGATTGAGTATAGAGATGTAATGAAAATGATCTCGAAACTCATATTCATCCCgccaaatatttatttatctttttaactattttggtcttcattttttattttacattaaattCTCTTCTTGTAAAGTAAATGTTCATGCAGTCAATAATTTGATATAGGAAGTAGGAAGAATTCAATTCTCCTCTAGATttatacaaattaatttttttatttttttatcacctatttaaaaataaaattaaaaaaacaataaaaatccgaataaaatgatttatcaaatttaattatactcTAATTTCAACTGGATTTACGTTGCATTCATTATGTCTCATACGTTCTTTAAACATCTATATCACATGTCGTATTCTTCTGTCCCTCAgattcaatattaaaaaaaaaaaaattcaatattaatttatatttcgtTCATTTAcatatatgatatgagaaGATGTGTACATGTCACtagtcaacttctccctacccaataGTTATATGCAGTCAGCTATTCTTGTtgcattttcaatttctcaaatcttgctttcaaaactctctgccccgtttctaaaactttcttcttgaaccgggGTTAAagactcgagcatacgtcaCTTGATCGTAGACGATGCAAGAACGAATAGACTTAATTCACTTGCTGCTGAGAAGTGAGTGTcacacaatcgcaagtccgctgcgaTTTAGTAAAAATGCAACATTAATCTATAATTGGTGTGTGTGTGAACTAAGTGTCTAAAGTCATACATAGTAActcaaagtcaaagtcaatAAAAAACGGTCAAAGTTTGCATTAAATAGTCAAAGAAAAAGttggaagaacaaaaaaaaaattatttaatgtgaatttttataattagagaaaaacaattaaaaattaaaagaaaatccaatTCCATTATTAGGAATTAAACAtgaattaacaaataattaaagtaCTAAACTTGAACCCACAAATGCCTTCAAACCCTAAAATCACATCAGCAATGTCATATCATGAATtgactttttctttgtttattttcttcctcaaataaATTAAANaaaaaaaaaaaaaaaaaaaaaaaaaaaaaaaaaaaaaactccccAAAATAGGGAAAAAgtgaagaattttttatttttttttctccataaattatttattctctgaAATcacaatcaaaattattaacatttttgaatattatttatttagacaaccataaacaaacaaaacttcCATTTCTACtgtcttctctctttctttaattaatttctagccatgaaaaatatttcaaaaccatataataaaaataaaagccaaataaatgaataaaaaatcatctaacattttaaaaatcacgattaaataaatgatttaagaCTTTATTGTACACAACTTTAAAGGGTTACgtgactaaattaataattcgacgcattaaatattaattttatacatttaaGTCATAGTtcgagaaattaaatattatttataatataatttataattaatggcgaaaaaagattaaaagcaATAATAGAGGAAGGGAATGTAGTAGAAAGAAACACTTTGGGATGTGTTGAGGGGGAGAAAAGGGAATATGAAAAGTCTTGGGAATATGGACATTTACACCCAAACAACTGCACCACATTCACACCCtctaaacataataataattagactCCGTCACGATCTAATTGTTTTTAACTAACGATTAGACGTACCCTTTATAGACCTCTCATTAACTTAAAAGATTAatccatattttttattatattataaaaaaaagttagtattcacaaatttaaatatttttccataaatattaattaattagaatagagcatttcttataagggtgtggacaTATCTCTTTAGTAAATACGTAACGGATGAGTACCAATCACGAAAGGGAGGAAGgcctaaagaggacagtatctagATGAGTATGAATCCCGAAATAAACGGAAGGTCTAACTAGATAAGTATCGATACcgaaaagaaatttgatgggTTTGAGTTATTACCATTGTTAGAGATTTGAACATgagaagaggaggagagagaagaggacATGAGTTAGGAAAAAGTGAACATCATGAATGGTAACTTGTAAACCCCAAATTTCCCATTTCTCAATTCCCAAGAAACTATTTTTGACTCCTTTGTTTGCCACCCACCACAAGAAACCTCTCTTTTACCCCttctaacaaaaatatttaccttcccgtaaatattgttcttttcgAGCTTTCTCTTCTTGACTTtatctcaaagtttttaaaacgctttaGTTAGGGGAAgattttcacatctttataaacaatgtttcgttctcctcttctaTCCCTTTTTGGAGGCCAGCGTCTTCATTggttctccaattgatgtgggaccctccaatcaGTGTTtaacttttgtaattttgaggaaataataactaaaaagttattaaatgaattgaaagtACTATCTATACCAATAAATTGCATGTTCTTTAATGTGACTCAACTACAGTAATTTCGTGGTTGGTTGAGTGAGGTttacttcaaacaaatttatgTTTTGTGACTTcttagtaattttcttaaaatgcaTGTGAGTATCGACAAAACATTCTCGTTCGTTCGGGTTTACtcttagaagaaaaaagtaagCACGTGTCAAACTAAATTACGTTAAAATTGACCCATTATTCAAACAATTAAAAggataagaattaaaattaaaaatttagaatttaaatggagaaaaatagaaagttaTAAATTATGGGTAATTTTAACCGGCCTACctttataatatgaaaaaaaaaacacaaaaattcaAGGCGTggctttttattttaatttaatacaGTATTCCACGTAGGTCTACACTCTAGACTATaggttaaataaaaactataatatatttctatcAAATATGAATACAATTTCCACACGCTAAAATAATTCTAATAAAATGGATTAAAACGcactttctttattattattatttttttcctcttcacgtgtaattaatatatatattcaatttcaaaacttcTTTTGTTCACTATAATTTTACTCCACcactttttttctccttttttttgggaaataaagtatttcataattgattttaaaaaaaaaaataataaatgtaaccatgaaataattattttttaaaagaatgaaatagtatataaaaactattaaaaaaatatatatttgaaaagaaaaaaaggaaattatatatatatatatataaaagcaTGGGATGGGTCGGGAAAGTCAAGATTCACTTACGGTTCATTCATTCATAGCATCTGTCTAAGGACAGTGAAGAAatcgtttatttttttatttttttatttttatttttattttctcaaattaattattaaaatattattatatattttgaaagatACTTTTCCAATGGTGGCCCGTGATTGCAATGCAAGAAGGGCACGCAAAATATTGACACCGTGGACAGTGgaccattttaattattgtaaagCCCACCGCACTATATCCCCCTCTTCTTACcccaatattattattattattttttttattattattacaccTCCCTTTATTTCCAACTTTTAACTTAAATTCTTCATTTCCGctgtttaaattaaattttatcactttttatttatttgtgaatttctagacataatttaaattcaaaatgtgTGGATTATATtgtcatggctaagtttagggcataactctgatatcatgaTTAGGAATCATGAATCTCGCTTTAGGCTTCCCAAAACGTCTCATGCCAATATCATTCCTTCTTATAAAGTCGTGTTCATTCCCTCTAATAGATTGgtaattctcaaatatcgaataaaggactccaaaagaaaaggagttgagcctcctCGAAAGCATAGTAAAacatgactaagactccaaaggagttgagcctcgatttaGGGGAGATGTAATttattcgaggggaggtgtcggatgatgaaagtcccacctcggctaatttaggggatgatcataagtttataatcaaagaatactttcTTGATTGGTGTGAGAGTTTTTGGGGAAGTcgagccaatgtgggactctatcccaacaatcctcgaTACAAGTTCGTAAGCGTGAACAATAcagttaataaattaaaaatattcttaattgggaaaaattaaggaaaaaaaagaaaaaaaaaagtaaaagttgGTAATTGcaataattgattaattaaataataaaataataaattaatcgAGAAGAGCATAACCCCATCCTTCCGGGTGCCTTTTAACCGCCTTCCCAACCCAGCCCAGACAGCGCCAGCTAAATTCAActcccttaaaaaaaaataattcaaaaagttgatctaataataataaataaataaaaggagaaaagcCACGTCATGAGGAAAATGGCCCCTTTTTATAGGAATGTCCACAACTCCCAAATAACCCATctctcactcactcactcagttgttgttgttgttgttgggccatggaagaagaacaaaggtGTGCAACAATGCAGAGTCCAAGCACAGAGGAAAGAGATGCGGACACCAAATCCAGAAAGGGAGGCCTCCTGAGCATGCCCTTCATCATAGGTACGTACACACACCACCAATTCCCCAAATCCGAGTCACAGAGGCGTTATTTAAAGTTGTTGTTATATGTTGTTGTTGCGGGCGCGCAGCCAACGAGTCGTTCGAGAAAGTGGCGAGCTACGGGCTGCTCCCCAACATGATAGTGTACTTAATGAAGGATTACAACATGGGATTCGCGGAGGGGAATAACATCCTCTTCTTCTGGTCTGCGGCTATCAATTTCATGCCTCTCCTTGGCGCGTTTCTCTCGGATTCTTATTTGGGTCGGTTTCTAACCATTGGGCTTGGCTCCATTGCTAGCTTCCTGgtactttcttctctctttattaatctctttattaataataataataataataataataataatttaatgtgtcggtgaaaaaatatagaaaattgTGAGATGGGTTATTGATTTCAGGGTATTCCAACTCTGGATCTCGCATTTAttagtttcaaaatttggaacaTTATTAAACTGCACTGTTTTTGCTTGCNttttttttttttttttttttttttttttttttttaaattgaagaaatttatttactgTTTCTTTTTAGGAAGATCTTCTGGTTCTTTGTGGAATTGAGTTTCAGAGTGGGGCTGTTGGATTTTTCATTCACAATTtcagggtttttttttttttaatttttataatttaaatccaattttttttatagctttTGTGTAATAAAGGTGTCAGTGATGAGATGGGATAATACTTtactgttttttctttttatattattattattcttcctCTGGTGGGTCTTCCTTCTACAtctcactttttctttttcttttttttttttaaataaaaaataaaaaatcatgaagttaaatttttggaattttattcattttatgattaattaatttattttaaactgtATTTTTgaaggttaaaaaaaagtgaaaggagagtttttttgtttatatatatatatattataatttttattggtttgtagaaaaaaggtgaaatacaaattttattttttaatgtttaagctttgaaaatatcaaataagTGAGAATTGGATTTTACGACGTCGTTTTGTTATCTATTCTCTTACTCCAACAGGGCATGTTACTTCTATGGCTAACGGCGATGATTCCGGCGACGAAACCACCGGTCTGCGACCAGCTCCACCCGGAAACCTGTCGATCTCCAACGGCAGCCCAATTGACCCTTCTTGCCGCTTCCTTCACGCTAATGTCCATTGGAGCTGGCGGTATCCGGCCGTGCACTCTGGCTTTCGGCGCCGACCAAATTGACCGGCGGGATGATCCTAACAACAAGAGAATACTGGAGAGATTCTTTGGATGGTACTACGCATCGGCTTCATTTTCGGTTCTGATTGCATTGACCGGAATCGTTTACATTCAAGAtcacgtcggttggaaagTGGGTTTCGGCGTTCCGGCGAGCCTTATGCTAGTGGCCACCGTTTTGTTCTTTGCAGCCTCGTCAATTTACGTGAAACAAAAGGCGACAAAGAGCTTGTTTAGTAGGTTAGCACAAGTCGCCGTCGCGGCGTTCAAGAATCGGAAAATAGCTCTCCCGTCGGCGTCGGCGTCGAATAAGTGGTTTTATCATACGGATTCTTGTTTTACTCAACCCTCTGATAAGCTCaggtaattaaaattaatttaatttatattatgtgTTTCTTGGTGTTGTGACAATTAATGTTGAGCATGTGGTTTTTAGTTAATGATTAAAGTGCCTTTCGCTTTTAGAAGCAGAGTAtatgtgtttttctttattctaaaAGTGCAGTTTCTTTAGAATTACTTTAATCAAACTCCTTGAATTTATGATTTGGTTAATTAATTTCGGTTAATGTTCAATGGGTTTTGTTTAGATTTTTGAACAAAGCATGTGTGGTGAAGAATCCAGAGCAGGACATAGCAGCAGACGGCACAGCTGCAGATCCATGGAGTCTGTGCACGGTGGAGCAAGTCGAAGaactcaaaaccctaatcaaaGTGATACCCATTTGGTCCACCGGCGTGATGATGTCGATCAACATCAGCCAGAGCtcatttcctcttcttcaagcTAAATCCATGGACCGTCACATCTCCTCCACTTTCCAGATTCCGGCGGGCTCCTTCGGCACCTTTGTCATTATCACCATAGTCATCTGGGTCATTCTCTATGATCGAGCTATTCTCCCTCTTGCCTCCAAGATTCGAGGAAAGCCAGTCCATTTCGGAGTCAAATCTCGAATGGGAGCTGGCTTGGTTTGCTCTGCTATGTCCATGGCGCTTTCGGCCATCGTTGAGAATATCCGCCGCGGAAAAGCGATAAGACAAGGCATTGTGGATGACCCCAACGCTGTCGTGAACATGTCGGCTATGTGGCTGGTTCCGCAGCATTGTTTGAACGGATTGGCCGAAGCGCTAAATGCGATTGCCCAAACAGAGTTTTACTACTCTGAATTCCCCAAGACAATGTCCAGTGTTGCTTCTTCGCTGTTCGGATTGGGAATGGCGGTGGCTAATTTGTTGGCGAGTGCGATTATGAGCACTGTGGATAATGTGACTTCAAAAGGGGGAAAAGAGAGCTGGGTTTCGAAGAACATAAACAGAGGGCATTTCGAGAATTACTATTGGCTGCTTACGATTCTGAGTGTGATCAATGTGTTGTATTATGTTGTTTGTAGCTGGGCTTATGGACCGAGTGTGGACCAGAGAAGAACCGCCATGGATGACGGCAAGATCAGCTCCCACGAGGAAGAGTTGTCGATGTTGGAAGCTAGAGTAAAGGAAGAAGGAGAGTTGCAGAAGCCCAAGGAATTGCAGGCTTGAATATGGAGTTGTGtgggtgtgtgtgtgtgtgtgtgtgtatatatgttCTTTTTGTGGTCTCAGTGTAATATTTGTTTGATCAAACAGCCAAAAAGGGGCataatcatatttgatatataaTCCTAAGCTTGCATTTGAGATTTAGATCGATCCTACTGCGACGAAATTCCTCATTTTCTCCGAGTTCGATCCGTTTCTATAACATTTTTCGTATGATCTTTCGGTATAACATAAACGAAGctaataaattatgaactaGAGATTACAAGTTCTCAAATaatgaaatactaacaaaatgGTTGGTGTTCTTCTGCCAGCTTTTTCTTCAACTCTTTCTTGTTCACCTGCAGAGTTCAAGAGAAGTTTCAGTCTCAACCAGACAGAATGAACTAAAGAGACGGAGCAATTTCTGTTGTAGATTGCAACCGACCTTTCCCATGGCGTTCCGAGGCAGCGAGTCCTTCAACAATAACTCGGTCGGTAACTGGAAAAAAGGTGTAGTTATATTGTTAAACCAGGCTGCCTTTCACACTGAAATGGCAGTTTTAACAGCTAAAAACACCACTATGGATTGATTACATTACCTTGTATGGAGCAAGCTTGTCTTTAGCCCATGTGCGGAGATCATCTAAGCTCATATTAGGCTTGGACTGATCAGGCGGCGTTGCTTTAGAGTTAGGGTGAAGCACAATAATTGCACACACACGTTCTCCATAGTCTTTGTCTGGTAATCCCAACACACAACATTCTATGACAGACGGATGCTGCACAAAGTGATTTGGGCGGTGgtcatttcatgttttttattcttcctttctttgtgGTGGGTGTGGGTGTGGGGGTTTGTCTTTCACTTTCCTTCAGATaatgagaatgagaaaaaagagaataaaaggAGCAATGGGGTTACCTGCAAAATCACTGATTCGATCTCTAATGCCGATAACTTATATCCCCCGACTTTCATGATATCGGCATTCATACCTGAATCGTCACACAAAGGAGAATGTCAAATTACATAGAAATAAGATTGATATGAaatgtaacagttcaagcccaacgctaacagatattgtcctctttgggcttctcctcaaggtttttaaaacgcatctcttagggagaggtttacacacccttgtaaaaaatgttttgttctcctccttaaacgatgtgggatctcataatccaccccctttggggccagtgtcctcgttggcactcgttccttacaccaatcgatgtgggactattgctggcacaccgcctcatgtccgcCCCTTTCGGGGTTcagtctcctcgctggcacattgcccagtgtctagctctaacaccatttgtaacagtcctttccgtttcaggcttcccctcaaggtttttaaaccgCATATGctggggagagatttccacactcttataaagaatgcttcgttttcctctccaactgatgtgggatctcttTTAATAGATGATGTTGAGACTCGGACCCCCACAGCTCACATGCAGGTATTAGACAATGGCtaaccttttccttttcggtAGAAACAACTTCATCCATGAtatgaaattacaaagaaTAAAGAAGCGGGAGGGAAAGATGCGGCAGGTATTAGTTATACAGTTACAgagttcaagaaaaagaatagtGGGACACTGATAAGTTAATGGTGGGGTACTTCAAAGTTATCTTGTTATTGGCTAAACTCAACTATAGGAGAGAGCTGCAGGGCCActgaaaatatacaaaatttacaTGTCAATTCTACTGCGTATTGTAATTTGCGAGTGTGGGAGCATAGCACCAAACTAGCCTAGCTGAC is a window encoding:
- the LOC111779371 gene encoding protein NRT1/ PTR FAMILY 1.2-like, which gives rise to MEEEQRCATMQSPSTEERDADTKSRKGGLLSMPFIIANESFEKVASYGLLPNMIVYLMKDYNMGFAEGNNILFFWSAAINFMPLLGAFLSDSYLGRFLTIGLGSIASFLGMLLLWLTAMIPATKPPVCDQLHPETCRSPTAAQLTLLAASFTLMSIGAGGIRPCTLAFGADQIDRRDDPNNKRILERFFGWYYASASFSVLIALTGIVYIQDHVGWKVGFGVPASLMLVATVLFFAASSIYVKQKATKSLFSRLAQVAVAAFKNRKIALPSASASNKWFYHTDSCFTQPSDKLRFLNKACVVKNPEQDIAADGTAADPWSLCTVEQVEELKTLIKVIPIWSTGVMMSINISQSSFPLLQAKSMDRHISSTFQIPAGSFGTFVIITIVIWVILYDRAILPLASKIRGKPVHFGVKSRMGAGLVCSAMSMALSAIVENIRRGKAIRQGIVDDPNAVVNMSAMWLVPQHCLNGLAEALNAIAQTEFYYSEFPKTMSSVASSLFGLGMAVANLLASAIMSTVDNVTSKGGKESWVSKNINRGHFENYYWLLTILSVINVLYYVVCSWAYGPSVDQRRTAMDDGKISSHEEELSMLEARVKEEGELQKPKELQA